CGCGGTCTCCGGAGCGTTCGGCCGACAGGTCCACACCCAGGTGAAGCGACAGATCCTCGTCCAACCGCTGGTGGACTGCCTTCTGAACATCGGGATGGGTCGCGCCGCCCGCGGTCTCTTTCTGGTCGAACAGTGCCGTCCGGACGCCTAACCGCGCCATCGCCTGGGCAAGCTCGACGCCGAGCGGGCCGGCTCCAACCACGGCAAGGGAGTCGGGCAGGCCGTCCTGTTCGAAGACGGTCTGGTTGGTCAGGAGGAGATCGCCGAGGTCCCGGAAGGGGCCGGGCACCATCGGGAAGGAGCCGGTGGCGATCACGATGGCCTTGGCCGAAACCGTGTCTCCGTTGTCGAGGGCAAGCACGGTCGGACCGGTGAAGCGTGCCCGTGCCTTGATGCAAATCCCGTCCGGGATCTGGGAGATCGACTCTCGTGTCGCTTCGACGAATTTGTCACGTTCGGCCTGGACCCGCGCCATGACGGCCTTGCCATCGATCGCGATTCCGCCTGGTGCAATCCCGAACTCATGTGCCGTTCTGACCGCGTGAGCCGCGTGGGCCGCTGCGATCAGGAGTTTCGACGGCATGCAGCCCCGGCTCGCGCACAGGGTGCCGGCGAACGCGTCGTCGATGAGAAGGGTGCGCGCGCCGGCCCGGCGCGCGCTTCGCTCTGCGGCAAGTCCGGCCGTGCCGGCTCCGATTACCGCGACATCACAGTCATGATGGGACACGGGTGTTCGCCTTTCCGAGCAAGAACGGAATGCCGTCAGGCGGGTCAGGTCATGTAGATCGACTTCGTATTCACGAATTCCTTCATGCCGAAACCGCCGTGTTCGCGGCCATAGCCGGAGTCCTTCACGCCGCCGAACGGCATGTTGGGAATGGCGATGTTGAAGCCGTTGATGGAGACCATGCCCGTGTCGAAATAGGTCGAGGCCAGCTTCCTGGCGCGGGTCTCGTCGCGGGAGAAGATGCCCCCGCCCAGGCCGTAGCGGCTGTCGTTGGCGATGCGCATGGCGTCCTCGTCATCCTTCGCCTTGATCACCGAGGCAACAGGGCCGAACAGCTCGTCGTCATAGGCCGGCTGTCCGGGCTGGACGTCGACCAGGACGGTGGCCGGATAGTAGGCGCCCTTGCGATCGGGAACCGCACCGCCGCACAGCGCCTTTGCGCCTTTCTGGAGGCTTTCGTCGACCTGTTTGGCGAGCTTGTCGCGAAGATCGT
The DNA window shown above is from Amorphus orientalis and carries:
- a CDS encoding dihydrolipoyl dehydrogenase, encoding MSHHDCDVAVIGAGTAGLAAERSARRAGARTLLIDDAFAGTLCASRGCMPSKLLIAAAHAAHAVRTAHEFGIAPGGIAIDGKAVMARVQAERDKFVEATRESISQIPDGICIKARARFTGPTVLALDNGDTVSAKAIVIATGSFPMVPGPFRDLGDLLLTNQTVFEQDGLPDSLAVVGAGPLGVELAQAMARLGVRTALFDQKETAGGATHPDVQKAVHQRLDEDLSLHLGVDLSAERSGDRARLTWTGPETGSDEFDRVLVATGRPPALGGLNLEATGLQLDDHGVPEFDRATLQCGDSPIFLAGDCDADAPVLHEAANEGRIAGSNAAAHPDVKSSERTPCFTITFVDPPLATIGAPPGDDSLVGAASYTDQGRAKVENRAVGLVRIYADPQDGRLTGAELFAPGADHMAHLLAQAVMHGETASGLLELPFYHPTLEEGLKPALREICRNTPSGAPPGGDDDDPPGA